The DNA sequence CACGATCCAGCACTTAGCAAAGAAGGGAAAAATAAAAGAACTGGTAATAAATTGGCGTGGACTGGAACTCTTTTAACCGAAAGGCAATTTGGAATCTTTTTTGATGTGGTGGAAAATATCTTAAAAGTTAGACCCGATTTGGAGGTCTATTTGGTTCCCATAAAAGACCACGAAAAGTTTGAAACAATTATTAAAGAAAGAAAATTAAATAATGTCAAGGTGATTCGACTTACAAGTCGCCGAGCCTGGCAAGAATTTGTGGCCACTTGCGATGTGGGACTGGCAGTTTATGACGATAAATTTGGGTCAACAAAATATATTGAGCCACTTAAGATCTGGGATTTTATGCTTTGCGGAGTTCCTTTTATAATTTCCTGTGAGCCTTCTATTGCCAAACCTGTAGTGGATTCTAAAGTCTGTTACCTACTAGGACCCGCCAATAGTTTTCCCAATGAGATGGGATTAAAGAAGTTTTTGGAAAAGGGAAATCTTGATACTTTATTTGAAAAATGTCTTACCTTGTCTCGTGACTTCGCCATAGACAAGCGGATTATCTCATCTCTTAAATCCCTATAAAAAAACAACTGACCGAATGCTCTGGAAGAGTGAACTACCTCTATCACAAAACATCCGGTCACAGCCTAAAGCGGTATACTTTCGTGTCTCCTCCTCGCCATCTCCTCGTACTTCACCACCGCCATTTTGTTGAGCACGACTTCGTGCTCAATCAGATTGGCGGGGAGATTCGACACCGAATGCCAATTCCCAGGGACATTGGGTGTTTCGGTTGTCTCGCAGATCAAGACTACCGAAATTTCCTTCCCTCGGGGGGTGTCGGTGAGGATTACACCAGCCAAATGGGGCTCTGTCGCGTATTCAACACCACCCAGCTCCCCATTTTTCACCCGAGCGATAGCATCAGGAAAGAACCCGGGTTTGTCGGTCCACCTCACCATCGACCCCGGGTGATGCACCTTGTCGTGGTAGATCTTGTCTTCCCGAGGTGTCAGGAAGACCTCTACCACGGCCTCCGTTCGGCGAAGTATCACCTGATAAACCGCCGTGAGAGCCGTAATCCGGTTAACAGAGTTGTAGAACCTCTCCGTCCAAGGCTGGGCAACTTTCCCCAGCAAGCCAATCAGCGTTTCTTCTTCACCAGCAGTCAAACCACCGGTAATCGTAGCCATGAAAAACTCCTTTCCTGAGTGAGTTTGCTACATTCTAGAACTGCGGTAATTATATCATAAACTATAGGTATAAGTCAAAATTGGGGTGTTATTTTTTTATTCTTTTTTGTAAGAATCCAAGACTTTGGCTATAAGAATGTAGTGGTGGGGAACAAGATTTTCGGGAAGATTACTAGTATTATAAAACTTGCCAACTTTGGGCTCTTGATCTATTTAAAATCACTAAACGAAACCTTAAATAAAATCCCTATTATAAAATCATTTTCTGCATTCCATGTATTTTTGTGCAGAAAATAAAGCGACCGAATGTTTTGGAAGAGTGAAATACCTCTAGCACAAAACATCCGGTCGTAGCGCTTTTACATCTCCACACTTCGTCCCCTCACCACCGACTTCAAGCATTGCTCTATGATGGTGATATGGTGCGAAATCATTGGTGCTGGAAGAGCGGTTATCGGAAAGAGATGCGCATTCTCGGTTTCCGTGAGGGGGATTGTACTCAAATCCAACACCATAGGGATGTGGACTAGGTGACCCCGCACTTCGTGCGGATTGTTTAGAACCAGACCAGAAAATGTGACGGGAATCCCAGAAATGTCCCATCTCAATTCCTTTACAGAAATGCGTCGTACGCACTCTTCAAATGTCTCATTTTTGAGAAGGAAACCTCCGGGCAGATGCCACATACCCGCATAGGACTGATCCTTCCCAGAGATCTCTCTCTTGATCAGCCAAATCCTCTCCCCGCTCACT is a window from the Patescibacteria group bacterium genome containing:
- a CDS encoding NUDIX domain-containing protein translates to MPGKTIPYDRWLEVMEVVPWPVVDLLVVSGERIWLIKREISGKDQSYAGMWHLPGGFLLKNETFEECVRRISVKELRWDISGIPVTFSGLVLNNPHEVRGHLVHIPMVLDLSTIPLTETENAHLFPITALPAPMISHHITIIEQCLKSVVRGRSVEM